The following are from one region of the Bradyrhizobium sediminis genome:
- the alkB gene encoding DNA oxidative demethylase AlkB, which produces MTADLFEGVPDVRPSRETMAEGAVLLRGFARPFAVELIADIGGIVEQAPFRHMVTPGGHQMSVAMTNCGSAGWVTDRAGYRYDGVDPESRKAWPAMPPSLRAMAAQAAAEAGFAGFSPDACLINRYEPGARMSLHQDKDEQDFGAPIVSVSLGLPAIFLFGGLQRSDKPRRFRLEHGDVVVWGGPARLAFHGVAPLADGEHAVLGRQRINLTFRKVR; this is translated from the coding sequence TTGACGGCTGATCTGTTCGAAGGCGTTCCCGATGTCCGCCCGTCGCGGGAGACGATGGCGGAGGGCGCCGTGCTGCTGCGCGGCTTCGCCAGGCCGTTCGCAGTCGAGCTGATCGCTGACATCGGAGGGATCGTCGAGCAGGCGCCGTTTCGCCACATGGTGACGCCGGGCGGCCATCAGATGTCGGTGGCGATGACCAATTGCGGCAGCGCCGGCTGGGTAACCGATCGCGCCGGCTATCGTTACGACGGTGTCGACCCGGAATCCCGGAAGGCATGGCCGGCGATGCCGCCATCGCTTCGCGCAATGGCCGCGCAGGCGGCGGCTGAGGCCGGCTTCGCCGGCTTTTCACCGGATGCCTGCCTGATCAACCGCTACGAGCCGGGCGCGCGGATGTCGCTGCATCAGGACAAGGACGAGCAGGATTTCGGCGCGCCGATCGTCTCGGTCTCGCTGGGGCTGCCCGCGATCTTTCTGTTCGGGGGCTTGCAGCGCAGCGACAAACCGCGCCGGTTTCGGCTGGAGCATGGCGACGTCGTGGTATGGGGCGGGCCGGCGCGGCTGGCATTCCACGGCGTCGCGCCGCTCGCCGACGGCGAGCACGCTGTGCTGGGGCGGCAGCGCATCAACCTGACCTTCCGCAAGGTGCGCTAA
- a CDS encoding thiolase C-terminal domain-containing protein — protein MRKNQVAVVGAAETTELGVIPNMSQIQLHADAALNAIADAGLKLSDIDGIATAVETPQQIAHYLGITPTWVDGTSVGGCSFMLHVRHAAAAIEAGLCKTVLITHAESGKSMIGKQPRFTPPDSLNGQFESPFGVFGPPSMFPIPVLRYMKTHGITHEQIAMVAVVQREWAAKNPRAMMKAPITVEDVLNSKMIAYPFRILQCCLVTDGGGALILTSADRAKDFPRKPVYILGTGESVETPMVSQMQTFDSSRAFRTAGPLAFKEAGITHKDVDHLMIYDAFAHLPLFGLGDLGFMPHEETGKFIADGNTRPGGKLPLNTNGGGLSYMHSGMYGMYALQESVRQMRGIAPAQVKDARISVCHGVGGMFAASGTIIFTNER, from the coding sequence ATGCGAAAGAATCAGGTCGCCGTGGTCGGCGCCGCCGAGACCACCGAGCTCGGCGTCATTCCCAACATGTCGCAGATCCAGCTCCACGCCGACGCGGCGCTGAACGCCATTGCCGACGCCGGACTGAAGCTGTCCGACATCGACGGCATCGCCACCGCGGTGGAGACGCCGCAGCAGATCGCACATTACCTCGGCATCACGCCGACCTGGGTCGACGGCACCTCGGTCGGCGGCTGCTCGTTCATGCTGCATGTCCGCCACGCCGCTGCCGCGATCGAGGCCGGCCTGTGCAAGACCGTGCTGATCACGCACGCCGAAAGCGGCAAGTCGATGATCGGCAAGCAGCCGCGTTTCACGCCGCCGGACAGCCTGAACGGCCAGTTCGAATCGCCGTTCGGCGTGTTCGGGCCGCCGAGCATGTTTCCGATTCCGGTGCTGCGCTACATGAAGACCCACGGCATCACCCATGAGCAGATCGCCATGGTCGCGGTGGTGCAGCGCGAATGGGCCGCAAAGAATCCGCGCGCCATGATGAAGGCGCCGATCACGGTCGAGGACGTCTTGAACTCGAAGATGATCGCCTATCCGTTCCGCATCCTGCAGTGCTGCCTCGTCACCGACGGCGGCGGCGCTCTGATCCTGACCTCGGCCGACCGCGCCAAGGACTTTCCGAGGAAGCCGGTGTACATCCTCGGCACCGGCGAGAGCGTGGAAACCCCGATGGTCAGCCAGATGCAGACTTTTGATAGCTCGCGCGCGTTCCGGACCGCAGGTCCCCTCGCGTTCAAGGAAGCCGGCATCACGCACAAGGACGTCGACCACCTGATGATCTACGACGCCTTTGCGCATCTGCCGCTGTTCGGCCTCGGCGATCTCGGCTTCATGCCGCACGAAGAGACCGGCAAGTTCATCGCCGACGGCAACACCCGCCCCGGCGGCAAGCTGCCGCTCAACACCAACGGCGGCGGCCTCAGCTACATGCATTCGGGCATGTACGGCATGTACGCGCTGCAGGAGAGCGTGCGGCAGATGCGCGGCATCGCGCCGGCGCAGGTCAAGGACGCCAGGATCTCGGTCTGCCACGGCGTCGGCGGCATGTTCGCGGCATCCGGCACCATCATCTTTACGAACGAACGGTAA
- a CDS encoding 2OG-Fe(II) oxygenase yields MKITAKAIIRPAPPSDIAARVDAVDWTQAATDLDAQGCAVLKGLLSAEECRALAALYPDDSQFRSRVVMGRHGFGRGEYKYFSYPLPPVIAALRPALYARLRGIADRWNEAMGIDIRYPESHDAFLKRCHEAGQVRPTPLLLQYETGDYNCLHQDLYGEHVFPLQVAILLSEPGRDFTGGEFVLTEQRPRMQSRPEVVPLAQGDAVAFAVHVRPVQGARGVYRVNLRHGVSRIRSGHRHTAGVIFHDAK; encoded by the coding sequence ATGAAAATAACCGCAAAAGCCATCATCCGTCCCGCACCACCTTCCGACATCGCCGCGCGCGTCGACGCGGTCGACTGGACGCAGGCGGCCACTGATCTCGACGCGCAGGGCTGCGCCGTCCTGAAGGGACTGCTGTCGGCGGAAGAATGCCGCGCACTGGCCGCGCTCTATCCGGACGACAGCCAATTCCGCAGCCGGGTGGTGATGGGACGCCACGGCTTCGGCCGCGGTGAGTACAAGTATTTTTCCTATCCGTTGCCCCCTGTGATCGCGGCGCTGCGCCCGGCGCTCTATGCCCGGCTTCGTGGTATCGCCGATCGCTGGAACGAGGCGATGGGCATCGACATTCGCTACCCCGAAAGCCACGACGCGTTCCTGAAGCGCTGCCATGAAGCCGGCCAGGTCAGGCCGACGCCGCTGCTGCTGCAATACGAAACCGGCGACTACAATTGCCTGCATCAGGATCTCTACGGCGAACACGTGTTTCCGCTGCAGGTCGCGATCCTGTTGTCGGAACCGGGTCGCGACTTCACCGGCGGCGAATTCGTGTTGACCGAGCAGCGGCCGCGGATGCAGTCGCGGCCCGAAGTGGTGCCGCTGGCGCAGGGCGATGCTGTGGCTTTTGCTGTGCATGTCAGGCCGGTGCAGGGGGCGCGCGGGGTCTACCGGGTTAATCTGCGCCATGGCGTGAGCCGGATCCGCTCCGGCCACCGCCACACCGCCGGTGTGATCTTTCACGATGCGAAGTGA
- the hpaD gene encoding 3,4-dihydroxyphenylacetate 2,3-dioxygenase produces MPVPQHVFDPPFNIIRCSHVVLDVVDLNASSAFYETTVGLHVEDRDDRAVYLRGSEEHQHHSLVLRKASAAACNRLGFKVGNENDLDKAAAFFSENGVTYAFTEQPFQDRTLHFTDPFGFQIELYASMEKRPHLLRRYDLYKGCHPQRLDHFNVFAAEVQDTVDFYARLGFRLTEYGEEDGPQGRIAAAWMHRKGNVHDFAITNGKGPRLHHFAYWVPTAMNILHLCDVMASSGFLKNIERGPGRHGISNAFFLYVRDPDGHRLELYTSDYFTGDHDHEPMRWSLKDPRRQTLWGAPAPRSWFEQGSPFTGQTVREPLFVADVTIAD; encoded by the coding sequence ATGCCCGTCCCGCAACACGTCTTCGATCCGCCGTTCAACATCATCCGCTGCAGCCACGTCGTGCTCGACGTGGTTGACCTCAACGCTTCCAGCGCGTTCTACGAAACCACCGTCGGGCTGCATGTCGAGGATCGCGACGACAGAGCGGTTTATCTGCGCGGCAGCGAGGAGCACCAGCATCACTCGCTGGTGCTGCGCAAGGCGTCTGCCGCCGCCTGCAACCGGCTCGGGTTCAAGGTCGGCAACGAAAACGATCTCGACAAGGCGGCCGCCTTCTTTTCCGAGAACGGTGTTACGTACGCATTCACCGAGCAGCCGTTCCAGGACCGCACGCTGCACTTCACCGACCCCTTCGGCTTCCAGATCGAACTCTATGCCTCGATGGAAAAGCGTCCGCATCTGCTGCGGCGCTATGACCTCTACAAGGGCTGTCATCCGCAGCGGCTCGACCACTTCAACGTGTTCGCCGCCGAGGTTCAGGACACCGTCGATTTTTACGCGCGATTGGGCTTCCGCCTCACCGAGTATGGCGAGGAGGACGGGCCGCAGGGCCGCATCGCCGCGGCCTGGATGCATCGCAAGGGCAACGTGCACGATTTTGCGATTACCAACGGCAAGGGCCCTCGCCTGCACCATTTCGCGTACTGGGTGCCGACCGCGATGAACATCCTGCACCTGTGCGACGTGATGGCCTCGAGCGGCTTCCTCAAGAACATCGAGCGCGGGCCCGGCCGTCACGGCATTTCCAACGCCTTCTTTCTCTATGTCCGCGACCCCGACGGCCATCGCCTCGAGCTCTACACCAGCGACTACTTCACCGGGGATCACGACCATGAGCCGATGCGCTGGTCGCTGAAAGATCCGCGGCGGCAGACGCTGTGGGGCGCGCCGGCGCCGCGCTCCTGGTTCGAGCAGGGATCGCCGTTTACCGGACAGACGGTCCGCGAGCCGCTGTTCGTCGCCGACGTCACCATTGCCGACTGA
- a CDS encoding Zn-ribbon domain-containing OB-fold protein — protein MAEPARARPKPTPETQHFWDGTAAGELRLQRCDACANVYFPPRPFCPSCASRKVSIFKASGKATLYSYVINHRPAAPGFTPPYAIAVVELDEGPRMMSNIIDCPQTPEALELDMKLEVAFEKLDDKITLPQFRPAKG, from the coding sequence ATGGCAGAGCCAGCGCGCGCGCGACCGAAACCGACTCCGGAAACCCAGCATTTCTGGGACGGCACGGCCGCCGGCGAACTGCGCCTGCAACGCTGCGACGCCTGCGCCAACGTCTATTTCCCGCCGCGCCCGTTCTGCCCGTCCTGCGCCTCGCGCAAGGTCAGCATCTTCAAGGCCAGCGGCAAGGCCACGCTCTACAGCTACGTCATCAATCACCGGCCCGCCGCGCCCGGCTTCACGCCGCCTTACGCGATTGCCGTCGTCGAACTGGACGAAGGCCCGCGGATGATGAGCAACATCATCGACTGCCCGCAAACGCCGGAGGCGCTCGAACTCGACATGAAGCTGGAAGTTGCGTTCGAGAAGCTCGACGACAAGATCACCCTTCCCCAATTCCGTCCGGCGAAGGGCTGA
- a CDS encoding DUF2848 domain-containing protein codes for MVDLTFTVDAQGTTTPLTLPIDKAVIAGWTGRDPVARDKHIAELEAIGIARPASTPIYYRVSARRLTTTDCIEVCGGDSSGEVEFVLIGWQGRILVGLGSDHTDRKVEAYSVTVSKQMCDKVMAPVLWELKDVIGHWDRLILRSWARIDGERVLYQEGTLDSMLPVKELIERGFGGKGLPDGCAMFGGTFAAKGGIRPADRFEYELEDPVLKRSIRHAYDVIVLPVLG; via the coding sequence GTGGTTGATCTCACATTCACCGTCGATGCCCAGGGCACGACAACGCCGCTGACGCTGCCGATCGACAAGGCCGTGATCGCGGGCTGGACCGGTCGCGATCCGGTGGCGCGCGACAAGCACATCGCCGAACTCGAGGCGATCGGCATTGCCCGGCCGGCCTCGACGCCGATCTATTACCGCGTCTCCGCCCGGCGGTTGACGACCACCGACTGCATCGAGGTCTGCGGCGGAGATTCCAGCGGGGAGGTCGAGTTCGTGCTGATCGGCTGGCAGGGCCGCATCCTTGTCGGCCTCGGCTCCGATCATACCGACCGCAAGGTCGAGGCCTACAGCGTCACGGTGTCGAAACAGATGTGCGACAAGGTGATGGCGCCAGTGCTGTGGGAACTCAAGGACGTCATCGGCCACTGGGACCGGCTGATCCTGCGCTCATGGGCGCGGATCGATGGCGAACGCGTCCTGTACCAGGAAGGCACGCTCGACAGCATGTTGCCGGTCAAGGAACTCATCGAGCGCGGTTTCGGCGGCAAGGGGCTGCCTGACGGTTGCGCCATGTTCGGCGGCACCTTTGCAGCCAAGGGCGGCATCCGCCCCGCCGACCGCTTCGAGTATGAACTTGAGGACCCCGTGCTCAAGCGCAGCATCCGGCACGCCTATGACGTGATCGTGCTGCCGGTGCTGGGCTGA
- a CDS encoding MFS transporter yields the protein MSDTAMTADATTNRTGVYLAVLQLVFTLGWTTYVIYLPKLAAQVGIAPTAVILILMLDQAIFTITDTAMGIAADRIAPFVGRLGAFVGVVTAVSCAAFVALPFVAGTGPGAQVWFITLIVVWVVTSSALRAPPLTLLGKHRAKPAIPFLSALAMLGYGLAGAVSPYLGVVLRNHDARLPFVISGVVLLLTALALSRVERDLSQQPVSAQKPAESAKPLGQMPMFFVASMVLLSLGYQLHFSINSAPFFLRFAKPDDLQWLLPVFWIGFNIAMFPASVVVKHRGGLIVMGAAGLLGALAVLGAEFAGNLNMLIAAQFVAGAAWGCMLMSAVAAALAIGDTGAEGKVVGLVFSALALATFARMAAVAGGLQKLPEYAPLLQWAPVACWSVAGAGLLVIAASRVQQSAQLRRV from the coding sequence ATGAGCGATACCGCAATGACGGCCGACGCGACCACCAACCGGACCGGCGTTTATCTCGCGGTCCTGCAGCTGGTATTTACGCTGGGCTGGACCACTTACGTGATCTATCTGCCGAAGCTCGCCGCGCAGGTCGGGATCGCGCCGACGGCCGTGATCCTGATCCTGATGCTGGATCAGGCGATCTTCACCATCACCGATACCGCGATGGGAATCGCCGCCGACAGGATCGCGCCGTTCGTCGGCCGGCTCGGCGCGTTCGTCGGCGTCGTCACGGCGGTCTCCTGTGCGGCCTTCGTGGCGCTGCCGTTCGTCGCCGGCACCGGCCCGGGCGCGCAGGTCTGGTTCATCACGCTGATCGTGGTTTGGGTCGTCACTTCGTCGGCGCTGCGCGCGCCGCCGCTTACCTTGCTCGGCAAGCACCGCGCCAAGCCGGCGATTCCGTTTCTGTCGGCGCTGGCGATGCTCGGTTACGGTCTGGCCGGCGCGGTGTCGCCCTATCTCGGCGTGGTGCTGCGCAATCATGACGCTCGGCTTCCCTTCGTGATTTCGGGCGTGGTGTTGCTGCTCACCGCGCTGGCCTTGTCCAGGGTCGAGCGCGATCTGTCGCAGCAGCCGGTATCCGCGCAAAAGCCGGCCGAGTCCGCAAAGCCGCTCGGCCAGATGCCGATGTTTTTCGTCGCATCGATGGTCCTTCTCTCGCTGGGCTATCAATTGCACTTCAGCATCAACAGCGCGCCGTTCTTCCTGCGCTTCGCCAAGCCCGACGATCTGCAGTGGCTGCTGCCGGTGTTCTGGATCGGCTTCAACATCGCGATGTTTCCGGCCAGCGTGGTGGTCAAGCATCGCGGCGGCTTGATCGTGATGGGCGCGGCCGGCCTGCTCGGCGCCCTGGCGGTGCTCGGCGCGGAGTTCGCAGGCAATCTCAACATGCTGATTGCTGCGCAGTTCGTCGCGGGCGCGGCCTGGGGCTGCATGCTGATGAGCGCGGTTGCAGCCGCGCTGGCGATCGGGGACACCGGCGCCGAGGGCAAGGTGGTGGGGCTGGTGTTTTCCGCGCTGGCGCTCGCCACCTTCGCGCGGATGGCGGCGGTCGCGGGCGGCCTGCAGAAGCTGCCGGAATACGCCCCGCTGCTGCAGTGGGCGCCGGTGGCGTGCTGGTCGGTCGCCGGCGCGGGGTTGCTGGTGATCGCGGCGTCGCGGGTGCAGCAGAGCGCGCAGTTGAGAAGGGTCTGA
- a CDS encoding thiamine pyrophosphate-dependent enzyme, producing the protein MTVSSGGEAIVSGLVAHGVDTVFGLPGAQIYGLFDGFHLAQLKVIGARHEQACGYMAFGYARSSGRPGVFSVVPGPGVLNAGAALLTALGCNEPVLCLTGQVPTQFLGRGRGHLHEMPDQLATLRTFVKWADRIEYPDNAPALVSRAFQEMRSGRPGPAALEMPWDVFTQRAATGPSKPLDPLPAPLPDPDRIKAAAALIAGSKTPMIFVGSGAIHARDEILELAELIDAPVVAFRSGRGIVSNAHELGLTMAAAYRLWPKTDLMIGIGTRMELPASSFRWPFQPAGLKSIRIDIDPSEMRRLTPDAAVVADAEAGTRELLAAVRKAGYTRTSGRRAAIREASAAALREIQSVQPQMAYLNILREVLPSNAIVTDELSQVGFASWYGFPVYEPRTFITSGYQGTLGSGFPTALGAKVANPNTPVVAITGDGGFMFGVQELATAVQFNIGVVTLVFNNNAYGNVRRDQRERFEGRVVASDLVNPDFVKLAESFGVGAARVTSPDHFRAALEKALAYGGPYLIDVEVPRDSEATPWTFIHPAKP; encoded by the coding sequence ATGACAGTGAGTTCCGGCGGCGAAGCGATTGTCAGCGGCCTGGTCGCGCACGGGGTCGACACCGTGTTCGGCCTGCCCGGCGCGCAGATCTATGGCCTGTTCGACGGATTTCATCTGGCGCAGCTCAAGGTGATCGGCGCACGGCACGAGCAGGCTTGCGGTTACATGGCCTTTGGCTATGCGCGATCGTCCGGCAGGCCCGGCGTGTTCAGCGTGGTGCCCGGTCCGGGCGTGCTGAACGCCGGCGCTGCGCTACTGACCGCGCTCGGATGCAACGAACCGGTGCTGTGTCTCACCGGACAGGTGCCGACGCAATTCCTCGGCAGGGGCCGCGGCCATCTGCACGAGATGCCGGACCAGCTGGCCACGCTCCGCACCTTCGTGAAATGGGCCGACCGCATCGAATATCCCGATAACGCACCGGCGCTGGTCAGCCGCGCCTTCCAGGAAATGCGGTCGGGCCGGCCCGGGCCCGCCGCGCTGGAAATGCCTTGGGACGTCTTCACCCAGCGCGCGGCAACCGGCCCGTCAAAGCCGCTCGATCCGTTGCCGGCGCCGCTGCCCGATCCGGACCGCATCAAGGCCGCCGCGGCGCTGATCGCCGGCAGCAAGACGCCGATGATCTTTGTCGGCAGCGGCGCCATTCACGCCCGCGACGAAATCCTGGAACTGGCGGAGCTGATCGACGCGCCCGTGGTGGCGTTCCGCAGCGGCCGTGGCATCGTCTCCAACGCCCATGAACTGGGATTGACCATGGCGGCGGCCTATCGGTTGTGGCCAAAGACCGATCTGATGATCGGGATCGGCACCCGCATGGAACTGCCGGCCTCGTCGTTCCGATGGCCGTTTCAGCCGGCCGGCCTGAAATCCATTCGTATCGATATCGATCCGTCGGAGATGCGCCGCTTGACGCCGGACGCCGCTGTGGTTGCTGACGCGGAGGCCGGCACGCGCGAACTGCTCGCGGCGGTGAGAAAGGCTGGTTACACCAGGACCAGCGGCCGCCGCGCTGCGATCCGCGAGGCCTCGGCGGCGGCGCTGCGTGAGATCCAGTCGGTACAGCCGCAGATGGCCTACCTGAACATCCTGCGCGAGGTGCTGCCGTCGAACGCCATCGTCACCGACGAGCTGTCGCAGGTCGGCTTTGCCTCCTGGTACGGCTTTCCGGTCTACGAGCCGCGCACCTTCATCACCTCGGGCTATCAGGGCACGCTCGGCTCGGGCTTTCCGACCGCACTCGGCGCCAAGGTCGCGAATCCAAATACCCCGGTGGTCGCGATAACGGGCGACGGCGGCTTCATGTTCGGCGTGCAGGAGCTGGCGACGGCCGTGCAGTTCAACATCGGCGTGGTGACGCTGGTGTTCAACAACAATGCCTATGGCAATGTGCGACGCGACCAGCGCGAGCGTTTCGAGGGGCGCGTGGTGGCGTCCGACCTGGTCAATCCGGATTTCGTCAAGCTCGCGGAATCCTTCGGCGTCGGCGCCGCCCGCGTCACCTCACCGGACCATTTCCGCGCCGCGCTGGAAAAGGCGCTGGCGTATGGCGGGCCCTATCTGATCGACGTCGAAGTGCCCAGAGATTCGGAAGCCACACCGTGGACGTTCATTCACCCGGCGAAGCCTTAA
- a CDS encoding SDR family oxidoreductase — MTKSLQDKVIIVTGAGRGIGREIALLCAAEGAKVVVNDPGVAADGSGTSAAPAEEVVEEIKKRGGTAIANFESVAEAIPASKIVKMATDHFGKLDGVVNNAGILRDMIFHRMSVEAFESVIKVHLMGSFYVSHAAARLFREQESGSFVHFTSTSGLVGNFGQANYAAAKLGIVGLSKSIALDMNRFNVRSNCVSPFAWSRLIGTIPTETEEEKARVKKIQQMGPEKIAPICAFLLSDAAKDVTGQIFAVRMNEIFLMSQSRPLRSVHRGEGWTTQTIAEHAIPALKSSFYKLDRSADIFNWDAI; from the coding sequence ATGACAAAATCACTGCAGGATAAAGTCATCATCGTCACCGGCGCGGGACGCGGCATCGGCCGCGAGATCGCGCTGCTCTGCGCGGCGGAAGGCGCCAAGGTCGTGGTCAACGATCCCGGCGTCGCCGCCGACGGCTCGGGCACCAGCGCCGCGCCGGCCGAGGAAGTGGTCGAGGAGATCAAGAAGCGCGGCGGCACCGCGATCGCCAATTTCGAGTCGGTGGCGGAAGCGATCCCGGCCAGCAAGATCGTCAAGATGGCCACCGATCACTTCGGCAAGCTCGACGGCGTCGTCAACAACGCCGGCATCCTGCGCGACATGATCTTCCACCGCATGAGCGTGGAAGCCTTCGAATCCGTCATCAAGGTGCATCTGATGGGTTCGTTCTACGTCTCGCATGCCGCGGCGCGGCTGTTCCGCGAGCAGGAAAGCGGCTCGTTCGTTCACTTCACCTCGACCTCGGGCCTGGTCGGCAATTTCGGCCAGGCCAACTACGCCGCGGCCAAGCTCGGCATCGTCGGCCTGTCGAAGTCGATCGCGCTCGACATGAACCGCTTCAACGTGCGCTCGAATTGCGTCTCGCCCTTCGCCTGGAGCCGGCTGATCGGCACCATTCCGACCGAGACCGAGGAGGAAAAAGCGCGCGTCAAGAAGATCCAGCAGATGGGCCCGGAAAAGATCGCGCCGATCTGCGCCTTCCTGCTCAGCGACGCCGCCAAGGACGTCACCGGGCAGATCTTCGCGGTGCGCATGAACGAAATCTTCCTGATGAGCCAGTCGCGCCCCTTACGCTCGGTGCATCGCGGCGAAGGCTGGACCACCCAGACCATCGCCGAGCACGCCATCCCGGCGCTGAAGTCGTCGTTCTACAAGCTCGACCGCTCGGCGGATATCTTCAACTGGGATGCGATCTAG
- a CDS encoding fumarylacetoacetate hydrolase family protein, translating into MTFPRLATYAIDGSTRYGAVVDGGIVDLSAKFAKQYPTLREVIAAGALTRLAEEAARHQPDHALDAITWLPPIPAPEKIICIGVNYPDRNAEYKDGQEAPKYPSMFMRTPRSFVGHNTPLVRPRASAQLDYEGELVLVIGKAGRHIPESAALDHIAAVTLCNEGTIRDWVRHAKFNVTQGKNFDSTGSLGPWLVPYTDEKQIADIRLTTRVNGETRQDDRTGRLIFGFRYLINYLSTFTTLVPGDVIVTGTPTGAGARFDPPRYLKPGDVVEVEAENIGVLRNGVIDEAP; encoded by the coding sequence ATGACTTTTCCCCGCCTTGCGACCTACGCCATCGACGGCTCGACCAGATACGGCGCGGTCGTCGATGGCGGCATCGTCGATCTCTCCGCGAAATTCGCCAAGCAATACCCGACGTTGCGCGAGGTGATCGCCGCGGGCGCGTTGACGAGGCTGGCCGAGGAAGCCGCGCGGCATCAGCCGGACCATGCGCTGGACGCCATCACCTGGCTGCCGCCGATTCCCGCGCCGGAAAAGATCATCTGCATCGGCGTGAATTACCCCGACCGCAACGCCGAATACAAAGACGGCCAGGAGGCGCCGAAATATCCGAGCATGTTCATGCGCACGCCGCGCTCCTTCGTCGGCCACAACACGCCGCTGGTGCGGCCGCGCGCCTCGGCACAGCTCGATTACGAGGGCGAACTGGTGCTCGTGATCGGCAAGGCCGGCCGGCACATTCCGGAAAGCGCGGCGCTGGATCACATCGCCGCCGTCACGCTGTGCAACGAGGGCACCATCCGCGACTGGGTCCGGCATGCCAAGTTCAATGTCACGCAAGGCAAGAACTTTGACTCTACCGGCAGCCTCGGCCCCTGGCTGGTGCCTTACACCGATGAAAAGCAGATCGCGGATATCCGGCTGACGACGCGGGTCAACGGCGAGACGCGGCAGGACGACCGCACCGGCCGCTTGATCTTCGGCTTCCGCTATCTCATCAACTATCTCTCGACCTTCACGACGCTGGTGCCCGGCGACGTCATCGTCACGGGCACGCCGACCGGCGCCGGCGCGCGGTTCGATCCGCCGCGCTATCTCAAGCCCGGCGACGTCGTCGAGGTTGAGGCCGAAAACATCGGCGTGCTGCGCAACGGCGTGATCGACGAGGCCCCATGA
- a CDS encoding amidase — translation MPNTPTLATLADDLDCGRTSARKLVDECLARIADASGEGARAFIHVDAEAAIEAAEAMDRLREVKAAPSRFAGIPVSIKDLFDIRGQVTRAGSRALDDSPPAEVDAPAVARLRRAGFVVIGRTNMTEFAYSGIGINPHYGTPKGAWDRKAGHVPGGSSSGAAVSVADGMAHGGLGTDTGGSCRIPAAYNGIVGFKPTQRRVPLDGAVPLSFTLDSIGPLARSVACCAALDAVLADETLVSLQPRPIKGMRLAVPTTVALDDLDEAVAKAFERALETLSRQGALIERIEVPEFLDVVVMIAKGGFVAAESYAWHRYLIAAKGNVYDPRVSMRIMRGESLSAADYVDLVGARKSLVARAAIRLAPYDAVVMPTTANTPPRIADLADDKDFARENLRSLRNCTLINMIDGCAISLPAHREGEVPVGLMLAAAGGSDRRIFELAAGIEEAIRG, via the coding sequence ATGCCGAACACCCCGACACTTGCCACCCTGGCCGACGATCTCGACTGCGGCCGTACCAGTGCCCGCAAGCTGGTCGATGAATGTCTCGCCAGGATCGCCGACGCTTCCGGAGAGGGCGCGCGGGCCTTCATTCACGTCGATGCGGAAGCCGCGATCGAGGCCGCCGAAGCGATGGACCGGCTGCGCGAGGTCAAGGCCGCGCCGTCGCGCTTTGCCGGCATTCCCGTCTCGATCAAGGATCTGTTCGACATCAGGGGGCAGGTGACCCGGGCCGGTTCGCGCGCGCTCGACGATTCGCCGCCGGCGGAAGTCGACGCGCCTGCGGTGGCGCGATTGCGCCGCGCCGGCTTCGTCGTGATCGGCCGCACCAACATGACCGAGTTCGCCTATTCCGGGATCGGCATCAATCCACATTACGGCACGCCGAAGGGCGCGTGGGATCGCAAGGCCGGCCATGTGCCCGGCGGGTCGTCGTCGGGTGCTGCGGTTTCCGTCGCCGATGGCATGGCGCATGGCGGGCTCGGCACCGACACCGGCGGCTCCTGCCGGATTCCGGCGGCCTATAACGGCATCGTCGGCTTCAAGCCGACGCAGCGCCGGGTACCGCTCGATGGCGCGGTGCCGCTCTCGTTCACGCTCGACAGCATCGGTCCATTGGCGCGCAGCGTTGCCTGCTGCGCGGCGCTCGACGCCGTGCTCGCCGATGAAACCCTCGTTTCGCTGCAGCCGCGCCCGATCAAGGGCATGCGGCTGGCGGTGCCGACCACGGTGGCGCTCGACGATCTCGACGAGGCGGTCGCGAAAGCATTCGAGCGCGCGCTGGAGACGCTTTCGCGCCAGGGCGCGCTGATCGAGCGGATCGAGGTGCCGGAATTCCTCGATGTCGTGGTGATGATCGCCAAGGGCGGCTTTGTCGCCGCGGAAAGCTATGCCTGGCATCGCTACCTGATTGCCGCCAAGGGCAATGTCTACGATCCCCGGGTGTCGATGCGGATCATGCGCGGCGAAAGCCTGAGCGCGGCCGACTATGTCGATCTTGTCGGCGCCCGGAAGTCGCTGGTCGCGCGCGCCGCCATTCGTCTGGCGCCCTATGACGCGGTGGTCATGCCGACCACCGCCAATACGCCGCCGCGCATCGCCGATCTCGCCGACGACAAGGATTTCGCCAGGGAGAATTTGCGGTCGCTGCGCAATTGCACGCTGATCAACATGATCGACGGCTGCGCGATCTCGCTGCCCGCGCATCGCGAAGGCGAGGTGCCGGTCGGGTTGATGCTGGCGGCAGCGGGCGGATCGGACCGCCGCATCTTCGAACTCGCCGCCGGCATCGAGGAGGCGATCCGTGGTTGA